Genomic window (Melioribacteraceae bacterium):
ACCCCTTTTTGAGAATTCGTTTCATTACTTATTAGGATATCAAAATTCTTCTCTCTGAATTTTCTCGAGATTCTAATTTCCCTCCATTCCGATGGAATGCATGGATCAATTTTTAATCCATTGTATTCTGGTTGAATGCCTAGAATAAATTGCGCCGCAGTATAGTATGCCCATGAGGCTGTACCACTCAACCAGGGCAATCTAGAGGATCCATAATGAGGATTATATTTACTGCAGGTAAATTGAGCATATACATAGGGTTCAGTTTGACGAAGTTCCGCTTTAGAATTATATGCCGAGGGCATAAACTTTCTAAAATAATCATATGCTAGATTTCCCCTGCCAATTAAAGTTTCAGCAATTACTACCCAGCTCTGTGTGTGCTGAAAAATAGATGCGTTCTCTTTCATACCTTTATTGAATAGTCGGGCTTTGATAACGTGCGGATCTGTTTTTTCAATCGGAGGATCACAGATCATCACTCCAAAATCTGTTGATAATTTTTTATTGACCACATTTAGTAATTTTTCGGATTGCTCTTTTGAAGTATGCCCGCTTATTACAGCCCATGGCTGGGGTTCTAAAAATATTGATCCTTCATCATTTTCCTTTGAACCAAACTTTAAACCATCGGCACGATACGCTCTCAAATACCACTCACCATCCCACGCATACTTTTCTAAATTGATATCTAAAATTTTGAGATGATTTGATGCCCACTTAATTTCATCATCCTTTTTCAATAGCTCTCCAATTTCAATATAAGTTTTTAGCGCATATCTAAGTTGAAAAGCTACGAATGTAGTTTCACCATCTTGACCGAGTACGAGACAATCATTCCAATCAGCCGAAAGTCCGCATGGGAATCCATGTTTACCAGAGTAATCAAGATTAAATTGGATGGCACGTTTTAAATGAGCAAAAACTGATTCCTCTCCTTTATCGGCATATGGAAGAATTTTTTCATAAAATGAAATGTCTCCGGTTTCTTTAACATAAGCTGGTATAGTATTGAAGAGCCACATACAATCATCGGAGCGAAATTCTTTATCATCAGGTGTTTTTTCATAACCGGGTTTGTGCGCAAATGGCTTTACTACAGGCATCGCACCACCATTCGAAACTTGTCCGGTTATCATTAATTCTAGTCTATCTTTAACTTCAGATGGAATTGCATGAATAATCCCTAGCATATCTTGAACCGTATCTCGGTATCCAAGTCCATCACGCTCGCCAGAATAAACTAAACTTGCCGCACGACTCCATGCGAAAGTCATTAAATTATTATAAGGATTCCAAGTGTTGAACATACTATTGAAATCTCTGTCAGGACTTTCAACAGTCATCCCATCAATTTTGGAATGCCAATAATTTTTGAGTTTCTCGAATTCAAGCAATACTTTTTTTGAATCACCTAATTCTTTAATCGCAATTTTCCCTTCAACCGCCGCCGATCCAATTCCCATTAATACGATAATTTCTTTCGTCTCATCTGGAGCCAATTCAACATCGACATGCAAAGTACCGCATCCATTATCACCAACTGCAATTGAATTACTGCATTCTCCCTTCTCAACTGCAATTGGATTTGCGTAAGTGCGGTAAGGTCCTAAAAATATTTCACGGTCGGTATCAAATCCTTTTACTTCAGCTCCTTGTATTGCAAGGAAAGTGTGGCGGCTTTGTCCATCATCCTGAAAGTTTTCGGGGTTAGCGGGCATGTATACATTTGTGCCATGATCAATAATATTATCAACAACATCCATCTTTAATATATACTGCGAGTACTGGAGATTGTTCATATCCTGATTCTGATTCCAGTTATTGGCATATTCAACATAAGTAAAGACGCTTAAATTTCTTTTTACTTCATCATTGTTTGTAATTTTTAGAAACCAGCATTCGAATGTTTTACCGAGTGGTACAAAGTAAAGTGATTCAGTCTTAATGTTTGAATACTTAGATGAAATTTTTGTGTATGCTGTGCCGTGCCTGCATTCTGATTTATATTCTTTTAATGATTTTCCGACTGGCTGCCATGACGTTGACCAAAAATCTTTATTATCCTTATCATGAATGTAAAAATATCTGCCAGGTTGATCCATTGGAATAATATTAAATCGTAAGCGCATAAATCGCCCTTGAGCGGCAGATTTATAAAAGCTATAACCGCCGGCATTATTAGTAATTATTGCGCCATATTCTGTTGAGCCAAGATAATTACTCCATGATCTTGGAGTGTCCGGTCTTTCAATTACATATTCTTTATTCTTATCATCAAAAAAACCATACTGCATGAAAACTCCCTTTTAAAAGAAAAATCAAAATACTTCTGAGTTAGCTTTTATATAATTCAGCAATTCATCAACTTGAGTAAAAGCAACAGCTGTATAAGTATCGGCGGCGCCATAATAGATAGCTATCCTTCCTGTTTCAGCGTCGAACAAATTTGCGCATGGGAATGCAACATTTGGTACAAACCCGGTTGTTTCATAATTTTTTTCGGGTGTCAATAAATAATCTCTAGTTCTATATAATACTTTGCTTGGTTCATCGATGTCTAAAATTACTGCGCCAAAACTATATACAAATCCATTACATGTTCCCGAAACTCCATGATAGAATAAAAGCCATCCTTCAGTTGTTTCAATTGGTACAGGTCCGGCACCAATTTTTGTACCTTGCCACCAGCCCGAACCTCCCTTGCTCATTACATGTTTATGATTTCCCCAATAAATTAAATCGGGACTCTCACTTAAAAAAATATCACCAAATGGAGTATGTCCGCTATCGCTTGGTCGGCTCAATAATTTATACTTACCATCTATTTTTCTTGGGAAGAGAACTCCATTTCTGTTAAAGGGCATTAATGGGTTTGGCATTCTAATAAAAGTTTTAAAATCATTTGTCTTGCCCATTCCAATTGATGCGCCATGCATATCATCGCACCAGGTAATGTAGTAAGTATCATCTAATTTTAGAACCCGAGGATCATATGCGTAACTAGTTGGATTTGGGGTTCCATCCTCATTTATCCAGCTAATAGGTTCTAATTCCAGATTAATATTTATTCCATCTTTGCTTGTGCCGGCAAATAGAGTGGCTCTTCCATTTTTTTGATCAGCTCTAAATACTCCGGCAAATTCACTATTGAACGGAACTATGGCACTATTGTACACGCGCGCGGCTTTTGGAATCGGATTCCAATCAATTACAGGATTACCGCTGAATCTCCAAACAACATCAGTACAATCTTTTGATTTTTCTTCCCACGGAATATTCGGTAATCTTCCGCCAATTATTGTTTTACTCATTTTTCACTCTGAATTATTTATAAAATATTTAAAATTATTACACAGTCTCACCTAGCTCAATTCTTCTTTGCTGAAGCTCTGCACCAATTTCCGCTACCTTCTTATCGGTTAATGGATAGAATAAAGATATGATGATTGATAATATTCCAAGTCCGGCAGGAATAATACTAAATAAAGCTATTAACCCATTTAAGCTATCTTGCGATTGAGCTTCATTGGGAGAAAATCCAACTTGCGACATAAGATTTAGAGCAACGAAAGCGCCGAATGCCCATCCAAATTTTTGCGACATAGTTGAAGCGGAAAAAATCAATCCTGTAGTTCTCCTTCCCCTTTTCCATTCACCATAATCAGCAGTATCGGCATACATAGCCCAAATTATTACACTTAAAGGTCCTCCGGTTGCAGAGCCAGTGATCTGGAATAAGAAAATTAATGCCATTTGGCCCGGTCCCAGAATATAATATATGCCGGTGCTAATAATTGCGATAACAAAATATAGAATGAATGTATTACGCTTGCCAATCTTTTTAGAAATCCAGCTTACAGTCAACACCCCAAGAAATGCCGAAACTTGTCCAACAGTGTTAAATGCCGAAGTAATCATTTCAAAATCGTAACTCCCTACGCCTAAGAATGGCAATGATAAGTTTTGTGTGCCAATCACATACTTAAAATAGTGAACAGTAACACTTGAACGAACCGCGACAAAGAGAATAAATGTAATTGTCGTTATCAATAAAATAAGCCAAGGAGTATTTGTAACTAATTCAAATAAATCTTTTTTAATAGAAGACACTTGTGATTTTGGGGGCTGCACTCTTTCTTTTGTACCTTTAAAAGCAATTAAGAAGAATACAATTGCAGCCGCTCCATAAACCATAAATGAACGCTGCCATCCGCTTGCATCATTTCCGCCACCAAGAAATTTTACCATTGGAAGAAGTGTTGCAGAAACTATTATACCTGCAGAAAATGCAAATAAAAATTTTATTGATGATACTGAAGTTCTTTCCAGTGAATCGGAAGATATAACACCAAGCAATGCGGTATAAGGTATATTGATTGCAGTATATAACATCATTATAAGTATAAATGTAACATACGCCCAAATAATTTTGCCCTCTAATCCAAAATCGGGCACGGTAAAAGTAAAAACGCCAACTACGGCAAAAGGAACACACAACCATAGTAAATAAGGTCTGAAATGCCCCCAGCGGGTTCGGGTACGGTCTGCAATTATTCCCATCATTGGATCATTTACCGCATCCCAAACACGACTCAACAAAAACATTGTTGCGGCAACACTAGCCGGAATTAGGAAAATATCTGTGTAGAAATAAGTAAAGTATAACATGAAGGTCTGCCAATATAATACAGATGCCAGATCACCAAATCCGTATGAAACTTTTTCTTTTAATGATAATTTTTGATCAGTACCGCTCATGATTGCCTCTTTTTATGAATTAAATGAATTGTATTCAGTGGAAACATTTTTAGCTAATTTCAAAATCAATAATAATAAAGAGCTTAACCCGCTAAATATGACAAAAAATGTACCACTACCAATTTTCTGCTCCTAAAAAATATTTGGAAATTTGGATAACAATATCATCCGTTTTGAGCATTTTTCATCGGGTTTAAAATTGGTCAACTAAAACAAAATTATTGAAATGATTTATATTTTATTAAACTGATAAAAGGATATGGTGGGAAGTAGAAGATTAGAATCAGCCAATAAACAATTTTATTACACGGAAGCTTTATTTTTAATTTTCAAATTAATTTTTAAACCAACTTCTTTTTTGCTCTCCACAATTATTTTTACCCCGTTAATATCGCAGTATTTTTTTTCGAGAGCCAACTCAAGTCCATTGCTTTCAAATCTTTTCGAGTAGCCCTGCTCCTTGTGTACAGTTTGATAATTTTTAATTGCTGTGTTGCATTCGCCCAAATGCAACACAGTTGTTAAAAAATTTATAATTAGAGTTCTGAAAGAATTTTAGCGCTTTGTTCTGGTGTTATATCCCTTTGAGGTTCAGCCATCATTTCATATCCAACCATAAATTTTTTAATGGTTGCCGAGCGAAGAAGAGGTGGATAAAAATGCATGTGAAAATTCCATTCGGGATGAGTCTTTCCATCAGTAGGAGCTTGATGAATACCCGATGAGTACGGGAAAGAAATTTTAAACAATTTGTCATACTTTGAGGTTACAACTTTAACAGCATCTGCAAACAATTTAACTTCATCACTTTTCATTTCAAGAATATTCGACATTCTTCTTTTCGGAATAATAATTGTTTCGTATGGCCAAACAGCCCAAAAAGGAACCAAAATTGCGAAAGCCCTATTTTGATAAACAACTCTCTCATTTAGTTTTATTTCTTCTTTTAAATAATCGGTTAATAAATTTCTGCCGGTTTTATTCTTATAAGAAATAAAATTTTTTGTTTCCTTCTTAGCCTCCATTGGAACGCTATTTTGAGCCCAAATCTGGCAATGCGGATGAGGATTTGAATTCCCCATCATAGTTCCTTTGTTTTCAAATATTTGCACATGATTTATTTTTGGATTTGTACCAAGTTCTCTAAATTCTTTTTGCCATGTTTTAATTACTTCTTCAATTCCATTCCTTGTCATAGCCGCTAGCGTTAAATCATGACGTGGTGAAAAATTCACAACCCGGCAAATTCCGACTTCACTGTTTGCAACTAAAAGGTTTTTATTATTTATAGAATTATCGGGTATGTTTTCTAATAGAGCAGAAAAATCATTTGTAAACACAAAAGTTTTCTTGTAGTGAGGATTAACATCCCCATTTGCTCTGATGTTACCGGGACATAAATAACATTTTGGATCATATTTAGGACGTGTATCTGATTGCAAATCAGCTATTTCACCCTGCCATGGACGCATAGTTCTATGAGGAGAAACTAATATCCATTCTCCGGTTAAAATATTTTTCCTTCGATGAGGAAAACTAATCAGCGATTCTTTTTTCATATATATTTTAATTTATAAGTTCTGTACCATTGCTGATATGCGTTATGTACACACCAGGTTCTTTTCCAAATTTTTCTTGATAAACTTTACTAATTATATTTACTACTTCATCAATAGAACTATTTTCCACAAGATTGATAGTGCAACCTCCGAACCCGCCTCCCATCATTCTGGCACCATATACCGAACTAAATTGTTTTGATTGCTCGACTAAAAAATCTAATTCCGGGCAGCTTACCTCATAATCCTTACTCAATCCATCATGAGTTTGATACATATAATTACCAAAGGTTTTTAAATCTTTTTTAAGTAGAGACTCGCATGCGTTCAATAATCTAATATTTTCTTCAACCGCGTATTTGCATCTGCGATACACTATAGGATCCAATTTATCTTTATATGATTCCAGCATTTCAATTGTAACATCCCTCAAACTCTCAATATCCGGGTAATCTTTTTGAATGACAGCAACTCCATTGCTGCATTCCTTTCTTCGCTGATTATATTCAGATGAAGCCAGTGAGTGAGATACTTTTGTATTGAATAGAACAACAGAGACATCATTAAATATGAAGGGGAAATATTTGTAATCCAGAGATCTGCAATCTATTTGAAGAACATTACCTTCTTTTCCAAATATATTTATAAACTGATCCATGATACCGCAATTCACACCCACAAATTCATTTTCAGCTTTCTGAGCCATTCCAACCATATCAATTTTTTCAATGTTTAAATCATATAATTTATTGAGAGAAAAAATTAAGCCGGCTTCTAAAGCCGCCGAAGAAGATAATCCGGCCCCTATTGGTATGGTGCCTCCAAAAACACAATTAAAGCCATTAATGCAATATTTATTTTTCTGGAGCTGATCAATTACACCCAGCAAATAATTCGGCCAGTTTTTTTCAGCTTTATTTATATCATTTAAATCGAATTCAAAATAGTCATCGAGATCGAAAGCAAATATTTTGCATTTGCTATCCTCTCTCTTTGATATTGCAATGTAGATTGCTAAATCAATTGCGGCAGGCAATACGAAACCATTATTATAATCGGTATGCTCACCAATTAAATTAACTCTGCCAGGAGAGCGCACTATAATTGGCTCTTCATTAAATTCATGTAAAAATTTTATTCTTACCTTTTCTAACAAATCCATCTTATACTCTTCTTGTTTATAGTGTGATTTCAATATTTAATCTGAAACAAAATTACGCAAACGTTCACAAAATATTCAAAAGTATTTGCGCCACTCACACATCAATATTTACTAGTTGAGCTAGTTCTCTTTCATTAATGCTCACACTCTTCACAATTAAAATTATTTATAATCCACCAGGGTCTTATTGATGTATTAAGTATCGAGTATTCGGAAGTGACAGCAACTTCAACTGCCCATGAATTATCCCCTCTACCGCATGTTTCTCCTTTACCTAATGATTCAAAAGTACCTCTGCAAGTCATATCCATTTCGGAGCAATCCCCATTTGGAACGGCACCCCACGACCATGCGAGGTATCCAATTTCATTTTCATGACATTCCTTAATAATCGTTCTAAAATCTATACAACATTTGCATTGTACTACCTTGTGAGCAAATTCCCCAACAACTAAAGGCATTTCTGATTCTACTGCTTCCTTAATTTCATTTACAATTCGCAATGAATCATTATCGGACCACCACATATGAACTGAGAAAAGTAAATTTTGAAGAGGGTCGGCCTCTTGAAGATTTTTCCATGTTGCTTGTAAAATATTTATATCCTGCCCCCAACCCGAAGCATCAATCATTATTGGAACATTAATTCCGGCATCGCGAAATTTATTAACGGCCTGAGAATAGAATTTGATAAATTCTTCATTTGTTACTTCCCATGCCCCGGCTTCATTTGCAATATTCACAACGACATACTTTTCATGCTTTTTAATGACTTCCAATATTTGCGGCTGAAGCCACCATTCCATTACGGAGTTCAAGTTTTCCCATTTACCGGTAGCTGAATGATTTTCTGGAATTGGTATCATTTTATTATTAATACAGTTAGTTATTAATGAATCCATTTGTTCAGGAGAAGAATAATTTGTTAATGTAATTCGGACTGTATTGGCACCGGTTTTTGCTATCTCAGAAAAATATCCCGAACCGGTTTTATCATCCTCGGACCAGGCTGACATCTCATTAACCCCGCGAAGAATAACTTTCTCACCACAAGGTGAATATAAAAACCTCCCCTTTACATAAAATCCGGGTATTGATCGAGCATGACTATATTCTGATAAATTCACAATTATAAGTAGTATTAGTATTCTAATTCCTAACTTCATTAGTCAATCTCCTTTGAACACAACAATAATTTGATAACTCAGTTTAATAATTTCAAATATGAAAATCTAATTATCACTATTCGCAATAATCATGTCTACGAAGTATAAAAATTACTCTTTTTGTTACGACTTATATTTTTGATAAACATTTTAGGTTGGAATATTTTTTCTCAGGATGAGGGAGATTAACCTTTCAAAACTTATTGATTCTTATTATAGATCTATAATAGACAACCGATACTATTTAACCTAGTTTTAATTTTTTCTTCAAAAAAAGAATAATTAACTTTGACACAAATTTTATAAAAAAAGGAGCTGATGTGGGTACAAAAAAACTTGCTAGCGGATTATTTAACCGATCATTGGATTACATTGAAAAAGTTGGGAATGCTTTGCCTCATCCAGCTACTTTGTTTGGGATACTCGCGTTAATAGTGGTTTTCTTTTCATGGTTAGGCGATCTTCTTGTGTGGCAGGCTATTCATCCGGCTGACGGCTCTCTGATAAATGTAAAAAGCTTAGTAAACGGTGATGGAATTAGATGGATCTACACAAATGTTACTCACAACTTTGTGAATTTTCCTCCACTCGGGTATGTACTTGCGGTAATGATTGGGATTGGAGTAGCAGAAGGTTCAGGATTATTTGATACGATGATTAGGTCATTGGTTATAAATGCTCCTAAAAAATTAATTACGGGCACAATAGTTTTAGCCGGTATAATCTCTCACCTTGCATCAGAAGCTGGTTATGTAATTTTAATACCGCTCGGCGCAATGATTTTCCATGCGCTCGGAAGACACCCAATGGCTGGACTAGCAGCCGCTTTTAGTGGAGTTAGTGGAGGTTTTGGCGCCAATTTTTTAATTGGCTCAGTTGATCCTATACTTGCGGGACTTTCTCAAACAGCGGCACAAATAATTGATCCGAATATGACTATTAACGCGGCTGTTAATTTTTACTTCATGGTGGCTTCCGCTTTTCTTATAGTAATTCTTGGAACATGGGTTACTGAAAAAATTGTTGAACCCAGATTAAAAAATTATACAGGAAACACTAAAAGTTTCGAAATAACAAAAATCTCCCCTATCGAAAGTAAAGGCTTAAAGTGGGCTGGTGTCAGTCTCCTCATTCTTTTAGTTCTGCTCGCATTAACAATTATTCCTACAAATGGATTGTTTAGAAATCCAAAGACCGATGAAATACTTCATTCACCATTTTTCGATGGAATCATTACCGGCATATTAGTATTCTTTTTAGTTCCAGGACTTGTATATGGAATTATCGTGAAGTCTATCAAGAATGATAAAGATATGATGAAGCATATAATCAAGTCGATGGGAACTATGGCAACTTATATAGTACTTGTCTTTTTTGCCGCTCAATTTGTTTATTTCTTTAGATATAGTAATCTTGGATTGATACTCGCAATTCAAGGAGCCGAGTTTTTAAGAAATATTGGTCTCACCGGTATTCCACTAATTGTAATGTTTGTTTTGTTATCTGCATTTATAAATATGTTTATGGGCAGCGCATCGGCAAAATGGGCAATTATGGCCCCGGTTTTTATTCCTATGTTTATGCTTCTTGGTTATCATCCCGCATTAACTCAGGCTGCTTTTAGAATTGGCGATTCGGTTACAAACCTAATTACCCCAATGATGAGTTATTTTGCTCTTATAGTTACATTTGCCCAAAAGTATGATGAAAAGTATGGGATTGGAACAATCATTTCCACGATGATTCCATATACAGTTATTTTTACTGTTTTTTGGACTTTACTTTTGATCATCTGGATGTTATTAGGATTACCAACTGGACCGGATGGACCATTATTTTTAAAGTAATCTTTAAATATTCTAATTGATTACGATTATATAGCTGTTATAATTCATCGAAGGTTATTTGTGAAATTTTTTATTTTATCACTAGTATCATCAGTATTACTTTTTGCTCAAATAGCAACACCAGATATTTATCTTACAATCAAGGATAAAAAGCCAGATGAGCAGATTAAATTATTAATCAATCTTTGCTGGGAAAACAGA
Coding sequences:
- a CDS encoding N,N'-diacetylchitobiose phosphorylase, translating into MQYGFFDDKNKEYVIERPDTPRSWSNYLGSTEYGAIITNNAGGYSFYKSAAQGRFMRLRFNIIPMDQPGRYFYIHDKDNKDFWSTSWQPVGKSLKEYKSECRHGTAYTKISSKYSNIKTESLYFVPLGKTFECWFLKITNNDEVKRNLSVFTYVEYANNWNQNQDMNNLQYSQYILKMDVVDNIIDHGTNVYMPANPENFQDDGQSRHTFLAIQGAEVKGFDTDREIFLGPYRTYANPIAVEKGECSNSIAVGDNGCGTLHVDVELAPDETKEIIVLMGIGSAAVEGKIAIKELGDSKKVLLEFEKLKNYWHSKIDGMTVESPDRDFNSMFNTWNPYNNLMTFAWSRAASLVYSGERDGLGYRDTVQDMLGIIHAIPSEVKDRLELMITGQVSNGGAMPVVKPFAHKPGYEKTPDDKEFRSDDCMWLFNTIPAYVKETGDISFYEKILPYADKGEESVFAHLKRAIQFNLDYSGKHGFPCGLSADWNDCLVLGQDGETTFVAFQLRYALKTYIEIGELLKKDDEIKWASNHLKILDINLEKYAWDGEWYLRAYRADGLKFGSKENDEGSIFLEPQPWAVISGHTSKEQSEKLLNVVNKKLSTDFGVMICDPPIEKTDPHVIKARLFNKGMKENASIFQHTQSWVVIAETLIGRGNLAYDYFRKFMPSAYNSKAELRQTEPYVYAQFTCSKYNPHYGSSRLPWLSGTASWAYYTAAQFILGIQPEYNGLKIDPCIPSEWREIRISRKFREKNFDILISNETNSQKGVQKIILNDREIDGIIIPVEMMRNDNKVLVIL
- a CDS encoding glycoside hydrolase family 130 protein, which translates into the protein MSKTIIGGRLPNIPWEEKSKDCTDVVWRFSGNPVIDWNPIPKAARVYNSAIVPFNSEFAGVFRADQKNGRATLFAGTSKDGININLELEPISWINEDGTPNPTSYAYDPRVLKLDDTYYITWCDDMHGASIGMGKTNDFKTFIRMPNPLMPFNRNGVLFPRKIDGKYKLLSRPSDSGHTPFGDIFLSESPDLIYWGNHKHVMSKGGSGWWQGTKIGAGPVPIETTEGWLLFYHGVSGTCNGFVYSFGAVILDIDEPSKVLYRTRDYLLTPEKNYETTGFVPNVAFPCANLFDAETGRIAIYYGAADTYTAVAFTQVDELLNYIKANSEVF
- a CDS encoding MFS transporter — translated: MSGTDQKLSLKEKVSYGFGDLASVLYWQTFMLYFTYFYTDIFLIPASVAATMFLLSRVWDAVNDPMMGIIADRTRTRWGHFRPYLLWLCVPFAVVGVFTFTVPDFGLEGKIIWAYVTFILIMMLYTAINIPYTALLGVISSDSLERTSVSSIKFLFAFSAGIIVSATLLPMVKFLGGGNDASGWQRSFMVYGAAAIVFFLIAFKGTKERVQPPKSQVSSIKKDLFELVTNTPWLILLITTITFILFVAVRSSVTVHYFKYVIGTQNLSLPFLGVGSYDFEMITSAFNTVGQVSAFLGVLTVSWISKKIGKRNTFILYFVIAIISTGIYYILGPGQMALIFLFQITGSATGGPLSVIIWAMYADTADYGEWKRGRRTTGLIFSASTMSQKFGWAFGAFVALNLMSQVGFSPNEAQSQDSLNGLIALFSIIPAGLGILSIIISLFYPLTDKKVAEIGAELQQRRIELGETV
- a CDS encoding UDP-glucose--hexose-1-phosphate uridylyltransferase, translated to MKKESLISFPHRRKNILTGEWILVSPHRTMRPWQGEIADLQSDTRPKYDPKCYLCPGNIRANGDVNPHYKKTFVFTNDFSALLENIPDNSINNKNLLVANSEVGICRVVNFSPRHDLTLAAMTRNGIEEVIKTWQKEFRELGTNPKINHVQIFENKGTMMGNSNPHPHCQIWAQNSVPMEAKKETKNFISYKNKTGRNLLTDYLKEEIKLNERVVYQNRAFAILVPFWAVWPYETIIIPKRRMSNILEMKSDEVKLFADAVKVVTSKYDKLFKISFPYSSGIHQAPTDGKTHPEWNFHMHFYPPLLRSATIKKFMVGYEMMAEPQRDITPEQSAKILSEL
- a CDS encoding galactokinase; the encoded protein is MLEKVRIKFLHEFNEEPIIVRSPGRVNLIGEHTDYNNGFVLPAAIDLAIYIAISKREDSKCKIFAFDLDDYFEFDLNDINKAEKNWPNYLLGVIDQLQKNKYCINGFNCVFGGTIPIGAGLSSSAALEAGLIFSLNKLYDLNIEKIDMVGMAQKAENEFVGVNCGIMDQFINIFGKEGNVLQIDCRSLDYKYFPFIFNDVSVVLFNTKVSHSLASSEYNQRRKECSNGVAVIQKDYPDIESLRDVTIEMLESYKDKLDPIVYRRCKYAVEENIRLLNACESLLKKDLKTFGNYMYQTHDGLSKDYEVSCPELDFLVEQSKQFSSVYGARMMGGGFGGCTINLVENSSIDEVVNIISKVYQEKFGKEPGVYITHISNGTELIN
- a CDS encoding cellulase family glycosylhydrolase; this translates as MKLGIRILILLIIVNLSEYSHARSIPGFYVKGRFLYSPCGEKVILRGVNEMSAWSEDDKTGSGYFSEIAKTGANTVRITLTNYSSPEQMDSLITNCINNKMIPIPENHSATGKWENLNSVMEWWLQPQILEVIKKHEKYVVVNIANEAGAWEVTNEEFIKFYSQAVNKFRDAGINVPIMIDASGWGQDINILQATWKNLQEADPLQNLLFSVHMWWSDNDSLRIVNEIKEAVESEMPLVVGEFAHKVVQCKCCIDFRTIIKECHENEIGYLAWSWGAVPNGDCSEMDMTCRGTFESLGKGETCGRGDNSWAVEVAVTSEYSILNTSIRPWWIINNFNCEECEH
- a CDS encoding AbgT family transporter → MGTKKLASGLFNRSLDYIEKVGNALPHPATLFGILALIVVFFSWLGDLLVWQAIHPADGSLINVKSLVNGDGIRWIYTNVTHNFVNFPPLGYVLAVMIGIGVAEGSGLFDTMIRSLVINAPKKLITGTIVLAGIISHLASEAGYVILIPLGAMIFHALGRHPMAGLAAAFSGVSGGFGANFLIGSVDPILAGLSQTAAQIIDPNMTINAAVNFYFMVASAFLIVILGTWVTEKIVEPRLKNYTGNTKSFEITKISPIESKGLKWAGVSLLILLVLLALTIIPTNGLFRNPKTDEILHSPFFDGIITGILVFFLVPGLVYGIIVKSIKNDKDMMKHIIKSMGTMATYIVLVFFAAQFVYFFRYSNLGLILAIQGAEFLRNIGLTGIPLIVMFVLLSAFINMFMGSASAKWAIMAPVFIPMFMLLGYHPALTQAAFRIGDSVTNLITPMMSYFALIVTFAQKYDEKYGIGTIISTMIPYTVIFTVFWTLLLIIWMLLGLPTGPDGPLFLK